The proteins below are encoded in one region of Haloterrigena turkmenica DSM 5511:
- a CDS encoding PAS domain-containing sensor histidine kinase, which translates to MGGPDSAQDVTREDVRNVFAGLDQPSAPITAPGVADRVACTPQAARRVLEELAERDELQTRQLGPGTRVWWRPERSTDEREDGTEFEAFVSAVTDYAIITLDPDGTVASWNEGANRITGYETDEIVGEHVSAFYTDAAIADGAPERNLDIAREDGRVEDEGWRVRADGSRFWANVTITAVRDEDGTLQGFTTVTRDMTERRAYEQQLQRERDFTEQILETVPVGIGLLTPSGDVVRANQRLADQFGIEPAASEPSSIDAWDLYDVDGEPIPADERPWRRVFETGHPIDDYQCQVDVPEVGRRWLSITAVPLEHAEDDELRIVLAVDDITEQKEQERDLRREYEQTEKLLRTAPVGIAVQNADRETILANRRAQETFGLTESEFTDNPVDTGEWKIYDADGELLGPEETTSGRVLQTGEPIFDEELIFEPPDGERLHFRVNTAPVFGPDGEIERIITGSKDITELKERERQLEQRKSELETELSEILDRISDAFYALDDEFRFTHLNDHAAELVGRPKAQILDQKVWDVVPDGTEDRHREAFERALETQEPVTFEIYVEDDDAWFEFNAYPSETGLSVYFRDVSERKEYQRKLEESNERLEQFAYAASHDLQEPLRMVTSYLQLLESRYADELDGDAAEFIEFAVDGAERMRKMIDGLLEYSRVETQGEPLEPIDLGEIVDDAIGNLQVKIEETGADITLDSLPQVRGDESQLQQVFQNLLSNALEYSGDEPPRVRISADRRGSRWKISVRDEGIGIEPEDQDQIFEVFQRLHGREEHPGTGIGLSLCQRIVERHDGEISVDSEPGEGTTFSFTLPAA; encoded by the coding sequence ATGGGAGGTCCCGATTCCGCTCAGGACGTGACTCGCGAGGACGTCCGGAACGTATTTGCGGGGTTGGACCAGCCGTCCGCGCCGATCACGGCACCCGGAGTCGCCGATCGAGTGGCGTGTACTCCCCAGGCCGCACGCCGAGTCCTCGAGGAGCTCGCGGAACGCGACGAACTGCAGACGAGGCAACTCGGGCCGGGGACTCGAGTGTGGTGGCGACCCGAGCGCTCGACCGACGAGCGAGAGGACGGGACGGAGTTCGAGGCCTTCGTGAGCGCCGTCACGGACTACGCGATCATCACGCTCGATCCCGACGGTACCGTCGCCAGTTGGAACGAGGGAGCGAACCGCATCACTGGCTACGAGACGGACGAGATCGTCGGCGAGCACGTCTCGGCGTTCTACACCGACGCGGCTATCGCCGACGGAGCGCCCGAGCGGAACCTCGACATCGCGCGGGAGGACGGTCGAGTCGAGGACGAGGGGTGGCGCGTCCGCGCCGACGGCTCCCGGTTCTGGGCGAACGTCACCATCACGGCCGTCCGCGACGAGGACGGAACGCTACAGGGCTTTACGACGGTCACTCGCGATATGACCGAGCGGCGGGCGTACGAACAGCAACTGCAGCGAGAGCGCGACTTCACCGAGCAGATCCTCGAGACGGTTCCGGTCGGTATCGGCCTGCTCACGCCGTCGGGCGACGTCGTTCGGGCGAACCAGCGGCTGGCCGATCAGTTCGGTATCGAGCCGGCGGCGTCCGAGCCGTCATCGATCGATGCGTGGGACCTCTACGACGTCGACGGGGAGCCGATTCCGGCCGACGAGCGGCCCTGGAGACGGGTCTTCGAGACCGGGCACCCGATCGACGATTACCAGTGTCAGGTCGACGTTCCGGAGGTCGGACGCCGGTGGCTCTCGATCACCGCCGTGCCGCTCGAACACGCCGAAGACGACGAGTTGAGGATCGTCCTCGCGGTAGACGACATCACCGAGCAAAAAGAGCAAGAACGGGACCTCCGCCGCGAGTACGAACAGACCGAAAAACTCCTTCGAACGGCGCCGGTGGGGATCGCGGTCCAGAACGCCGATCGCGAGACGATACTGGCCAACCGACGGGCCCAAGAGACGTTCGGACTCACGGAGTCGGAGTTCACCGACAACCCGGTGGATACCGGCGAGTGGAAGATCTACGACGCCGACGGCGAACTCCTCGGGCCTGAGGAGACGACGTCGGGCCGCGTCTTGCAGACGGGTGAGCCGATCTTCGACGAAGAGCTGATATTCGAACCGCCAGACGGCGAACGGCTGCACTTCCGCGTCAATACGGCGCCGGTCTTCGGACCGGACGGGGAGATCGAGCGCATCATCACGGGCAGCAAGGACATCACCGAACTGAAAGAGCGCGAGCGACAGCTCGAGCAACGAAAGAGCGAACTCGAGACCGAACTGAGCGAGATCCTCGACCGGATCTCCGATGCGTTCTACGCCCTCGACGACGAGTTCCGATTTACCCACCTCAACGATCACGCCGCCGAACTCGTCGGGCGACCGAAAGCGCAGATCCTCGATCAGAAGGTCTGGGACGTCGTTCCCGACGGAACGGAAGACCGCCATCGGGAGGCGTTCGAACGAGCACTGGAGACACAAGAGCCCGTCACCTTCGAAATCTACGTGGAAGACGACGACGCCTGGTTTGAGTTCAACGCCTACCCCTCCGAAACGGGGCTCTCGGTCTACTTCCGCGACGTGAGCGAGCGCAAGGAGTACCAGCGCAAACTCGAGGAATCCAACGAGCGGTTAGAGCAGTTCGCCTACGCGGCCAGCCACGACCTCCAGGAGCCGCTGCGGATGGTCACCAGCTACCTGCAACTGCTCGAGAGTCGCTACGCCGACGAGCTCGACGGGGACGCCGCGGAGTTCATCGAGTTCGCCGTCGACGGCGCCGAGCGCATGCGCAAGATGATCGACGGCCTGCTCGAGTACTCCCGGGTCGAAACGCAGGGCGAACCGCTCGAACCGATCGATCTCGGCGAGATAGTCGACGATGCGATCGGCAATCTGCAGGTGAAAATCGAGGAGACCGGCGCCGACATCACGTTGGATTCGCTCCCGCAGGTCCGTGGCGACGAGAGCCAGCTCCAGCAGGTGTTCCAGAACCTGCTGTCGAACGCCCTCGAGTACAGCGGCGACGAGCCGCCGCGGGTCCGAATCTCGGCCGACCGACGGGGCTCGAGGTGGAAGATTTCGGTCCGCGACGAGGGGATCGGAATCGAGCCCGAGGACCAAGACCAGATCTTCGAGGTGTTTCAACGACTTCATGGCCGCGAGGAGCATCCCGGGACCGGTATCGGGCTCTCGCTTTGCCAACGGATCGTCGAGCGCCACGACGGTGAGATCAGTGTCGACTCCGAACCCGGAGAGGGGACCACGTTTTCGTTTACGCTCCCGGCCGCGTGA
- the epsC gene encoding serine O-acetyltransferase EpsC produces the protein MGYEYTGDAHLELVTAYEADESPFPTDDSRVYPRREFLRDEPLLLKQLLFPRCWNGTDLVDDTAEARRHLTALGTCIRKGITAYSSRDADDLTGVVDGILDRLPEIRRTLKKDVEAAYKGDPAAKSYCEIIRSYPGFHAILTHRVAHRLYEADHVKYARELAEYSKVETGIDIHPGATIGDHFFIDHGTGVVIGETATVGDWVRIYQNVTLGALHFEEEEGEEHMLAKDYKRHPDIGDHVVIGAGSNVLGPVDIGDHVSIGANSWVTDDVPNDTSVFISDHPEQERKPNK, from the coding sequence ATGGGATACGAGTACACTGGCGACGCCCACCTCGAACTCGTCACGGCCTACGAAGCGGACGAATCACCGTTTCCGACAGACGATTCACGAGTGTATCCGCGCCGGGAGTTTCTGCGTGACGAACCCCTTCTACTCAAACAACTTCTGTTCCCCCGATGCTGGAACGGGACGGACTTGGTCGACGATACAGCCGAAGCGAGACGCCACTTAACAGCGCTCGGCACCTGCATTCGGAAGGGAATCACGGCGTATTCGAGTCGCGACGCGGACGACCTGACCGGCGTCGTCGATGGGATACTCGACCGACTGCCGGAAATCCGGCGCACTCTCAAGAAAGACGTCGAGGCGGCGTACAAGGGCGACCCCGCGGCGAAAAGCTACTGTGAAATCATTCGGTCGTACCCAGGCTTTCACGCCATCCTCACCCACCGGGTTGCACACCGCCTCTACGAGGCGGACCACGTCAAGTACGCGCGCGAACTCGCCGAGTACTCGAAAGTCGAGACGGGCATCGACATCCATCCCGGCGCGACAATCGGCGACCACTTCTTCATCGACCACGGGACCGGCGTCGTCATCGGTGAGACGGCCACGGTCGGTGACTGGGTCCGAATCTACCAGAACGTGACGCTGGGGGCCCTCCACTTCGAGGAGGAGGAGGGCGAGGAACACATGCTGGCGAAAGATTACAAGCGCCATCCCGACATCGGCGACCACGTCGTCATCGGCGCCGGGAGCAACGTCCTCGGGCCGGTCGATATCGGCGACCACGTGAGTATCGGGGCGAACTCGTGGGTCACCGACGACGTGCCGAACGACACGAGCGTGTTCATCTCCGACCATCCCGAGCAAGAGCGGAAACCGAACAAGTAG
- a CDS encoding AGE family epimerase/isomerase: MTRDRTARHRARLLATLRLQYPDALAESGFRLLHPETGEPYTDDRRHLVATCRSIANFSVGAVVDGPEWCLDAAEHGLEFLRESHRAADGGYHLVVDDGGEPVDRTRSAYGHAFVLLAYARAAAAGLDGAVEDLRATHELLEERFRDDAGLFRSDCDPDWTEREAYRGQNANMHACEAYIAAYEATGESRYYDRARHIAETITDDLAAATDGLLWEHYTDEWIHEFTYNEDEPRHQFRPPGYQPGHHVEWAKFLGLLDRYGCEDESIVPMEGQYARARELFDAAVDLGWADDGFVYTVDRDGEPIVSDRYGWALAEALGAAAVLAERADFHGDEEERDRFRDWERLLADCASAYRGPAGLWYEKRLSPEDGGDPIGPEPPGVESDYHPASAYYERWRSARKVSDRQRP; the protein is encoded by the coding sequence ATGACACGGGATCGGACTGCGAGGCACCGAGCGAGGCTGCTGGCGACGCTGCGACTGCAGTATCCGGACGCGCTCGCCGAGAGCGGCTTTCGGTTGCTCCATCCGGAGACGGGCGAGCCGTACACGGACGATCGCCGCCATCTCGTCGCTACCTGCCGTTCGATCGCGAATTTCTCGGTCGGTGCCGTCGTCGACGGTCCCGAGTGGTGTCTCGATGCGGCCGAACACGGACTCGAGTTCCTGCGGGAGTCACACCGCGCTGCCGACGGCGGCTACCACCTCGTCGTCGACGACGGCGGTGAGCCGGTCGATCGGACGCGGTCGGCGTACGGACACGCCTTCGTGCTGCTCGCGTACGCCCGCGCTGCGGCTGCCGGTCTCGACGGCGCCGTCGAGGACCTCCGAGCGACGCACGAACTGCTCGAGGAACGCTTCCGCGACGATGCCGGGTTATTCCGCAGTGACTGTGATCCCGATTGGACGGAGCGGGAAGCCTACCGGGGCCAAAACGCCAACATGCACGCCTGCGAGGCGTATATCGCGGCCTACGAAGCGACGGGCGAGAGCCGGTACTACGACCGTGCGCGCCACATCGCCGAGACGATCACCGACGACCTCGCGGCAGCGACGGACGGACTCCTGTGGGAACACTACACCGACGAGTGGATCCACGAGTTCACCTACAACGAAGACGAGCCGCGCCACCAGTTCCGTCCGCCGGGCTACCAGCCCGGACACCACGTCGAGTGGGCGAAGTTTCTCGGGTTGCTCGATCGCTACGGGTGCGAAGACGAGAGTATAGTCCCGATGGAGGGGCAGTACGCTCGCGCGAGAGAACTATTCGATGCCGCCGTCGATCTCGGCTGGGCCGACGACGGATTCGTCTACACCGTCGACCGCGACGGTGAACCGATCGTTTCCGACCGCTACGGCTGGGCCCTCGCAGAGGCCCTCGGTGCCGCGGCGGTGCTCGCCGAACGCGCGGATTTCCACGGCGACGAGGAGGAGCGTGACCGCTTCCGCGACTGGGAACGGCTGCTCGCCGACTGCGCCTCCGCGTATCGCGGTCCCGCCGGACTCTGGTACGAGAAGCGGCTGTCGCCGGAAGACGGCGGCGATCCGATCGGGCCGGAGCCGCCGGGCGTCGAATCCGACTATCACCCCGCGAGTGCGTACTACGAGCGGTGGCGATCTGCGCGGAAAGTAAGTGACCGTCAACGACCGTGA
- a CDS encoding response regulator: MSSNEEGEDERVNILLVEPNPGDTRLFTESFKDAKLKNSLYTVSDADAALDFINQRGEHADDPRPDLILLEPKLPGDRGMDVLSELDNEPAVSDIPVVVLTSSEVGEGIVKSKGVDADHYVQKPVEPDDFIEFVQEIEDLWIALIQEKPTEN, encoded by the coding sequence ATGTCTTCGAACGAGGAGGGAGAAGATGAGCGGGTTAACATTTTATTGGTTGAACCAAATCCCGGAGACACACGTCTCTTCACGGAATCCTTCAAAGATGCCAAGCTCAAGAATAGTCTCTACACCGTCTCTGATGCTGACGCTGCCCTTGATTTTATCAATCAACGCGGTGAGCATGCAGATGACCCACGTCCTGATCTGATCCTGCTCGAGCCGAAGTTACCCGGAGACAGAGGTATGGATGTATTGTCTGAACTGGATAATGAGCCAGCAGTAAGTGACATCCCTGTTGTTGTCCTCACGAGTTCGGAGGTAGGAGAGGGTATCGTCAAATCGAAGGGCGTTGATGCGGATCACTATGTTCAAAAGCCAGTTGAGCCGGATGATTTTATCGAGTTCGTACAGGAAATTGAGGACTTGTGGATAGCACTCATCCAAGAGAAGCCAACAGAGAACTGA
- a CDS encoding ParA family protein — protein sequence MDVLPSNIDMTAAEPELTLARRGGVRLDSFLQHIEEDPDTDYDYLLVDALPNLGNLTDNSLHATQNILIPALAESTSKRTFELLSDYVDVLEGDYEITVNEVGVLINRIDVRKNRTQEIVDWINEAYDDIPVWDARERAAIQDALDNGSSVFECRPESDICEVFLEIAERLDHQFGFPEPTTEPESDSELLEA from the coding sequence ATGGATGTCCTCCCCAGTAACATCGATATGACTGCGGCAGAGCCGGAACTTACCCTCGCACGACGGGGCGGAGTTCGGCTTGATTCCTTCCTACAGCACATCGAGGAAGATCCGGACACGGACTATGACTACCTCCTCGTCGACGCACTGCCTAACCTCGGGAACCTCACGGACAACTCGCTTCATGCAACCCAGAACATCCTGATCCCGGCGCTGGCGGAGTCTACCAGTAAGCGTACCTTCGAGCTGCTCTCTGATTACGTCGACGTACTCGAGGGGGATTACGAGATCACCGTTAATGAGGTCGGCGTCCTTATCAACCGGATCGACGTTCGCAAGAATCGTACCCAGGAGATAGTCGACTGGATCAATGAGGCCTATGACGACATCCCAGTGTGGGACGCTCGTGAACGCGCTGCCATCCAGGATGCTCTGGATAACGGATCCTCGGTCTTTGAGTGCAGACCGGAGTCCGATATCTGTGAGGTCTTCCTCGAGATCGCGGAGAGGCTTGACCACCAGTTCGGGTTCCCAGAGCCTACTACTGAGCCTGAATCTGATTCGGAACTGCTCGAGGCATGA
- a CDS encoding helix-turn-helix domain-containing protein, whose amino-acid sequence MRSAHGLAGSIIHLFDALGIDVTRELRVPGGLGADTLHELATAIGISTALQSRYGAFACYRQLFEAREEKRRTALSPTVDAGDPLGTLIGSLVVRGKDIHRLRPPLEESLERPATVAEGAPEFAIHVSLSTVDRTAYAATATRILQSKNLRLTREIVSLLHAVTGSPYAAAQALQQLAGEDEHRELRLDELRYALGTLEPKQLLSDLPPAVGQIIHALLTAEYRLSQRELAERAAVSARTIRKYRDRLEALDLIHIDTNGYRLTVPFQTTTERRDPVVPAVLEDTQTLLDTTDALLEIMVPPDRYGDPDDVLGSALFWPLDPSRLLDHPTVGPWLRVAAALTATEAIEDTRTLQMGPSLKQRALPQTPP is encoded by the coding sequence ATGCGCTCGGCTCACGGCCTTGCTGGCTCGATCATCCATCTGTTCGACGCTCTTGGGATCGATGTCACTCGGGAACTCCGAGTCCCGGGTGGACTCGGTGCTGACACACTCCACGAACTCGCGACTGCAATCGGCATTTCGACGGCACTTCAGTCGAGATACGGTGCATTCGCCTGCTATCGGCAACTGTTCGAAGCTCGTGAGGAGAAGCGACGGACTGCCCTCTCGCCGACCGTCGATGCCGGCGACCCGCTGGGGACGCTCATTGGCTCTCTGGTCGTTCGTGGGAAAGATATCCATCGACTCCGCCCGCCCCTCGAGGAATCGCTCGAGCGCCCAGCAACAGTCGCTGAGGGCGCGCCTGAGTTTGCAATCCACGTTTCTCTTTCGACGGTCGATCGGACGGCCTACGCGGCGACTGCGACGCGGATTCTCCAGTCGAAAAACCTCCGCCTAACTCGAGAGATCGTCTCGCTGCTGCATGCAGTGACCGGCTCGCCGTATGCCGCCGCTCAGGCACTCCAGCAACTCGCCGGCGAAGACGAACACCGAGAACTCCGACTAGACGAACTCCGCTATGCGCTGGGAACGCTCGAGCCGAAGCAATTGCTCTCTGATCTCCCACCGGCAGTTGGCCAAATCATCCACGCGTTGCTCACAGCCGAGTACCGACTCTCACAACGCGAACTCGCTGAGCGGGCAGCTGTCTCAGCACGGACGATTCGGAAGTATCGCGATCGGCTTGAGGCACTCGATCTCATCCATATCGATACGAATGGGTACCGATTGACGGTGCCGTTCCAGACAACTACTGAACGCCGCGATCCTGTTGTTCCAGCTGTTCTCGAGGACACCCAGACGCTACTCGACACAACTGATGCACTCCTCGAGATAATGGTGCCACCAGACCGGTACGGTGATCCTGACGACGTACTTGGGAGTGCACTCTTTTGGCCACTGGATCCGTCACGATTGCTTGATCATCCGACGGTCGGCCCGTGGCTGCGCGTAGCAGCTGCGCTCACAGCGACAGAAGCCATCGAGGACACTCGAACTCTTCAGATGGGGCCGTCACTCAAGCAGCGAGCACTGCCTCAGACGCCACCATAG
- a CDS encoding Fic family protein, with product MRTRELPEAAPGHYRESHPHPYYIPDKLPLSTGIDIDDELTDRIADASFQLGRIDGISPTVDFSPVLYTSLVRLEAVETAEIEGADVDVDEVYAHHTRTSRDETVDVSRDLQEVLNAERALQKGFDAIKQGEPITLDLLQSLHELLLENVRNEGEVVGDWRTTDVHLPSPYASQPPFVPPPHQSVPELMDSLETYIQMGGQYHPLVDLAITHYQFETIHPCEDGNGRLGRILIVLQLCAEGYLSEPYLYPSAYLNRNKQEYVEKMRAVSETGDWHDWITFFVEGIEVQARDSYERTQRLIELRRDYEQRYPHQKTSHRLARGVFDMPYFTASDVQDEFDVSRQTAYNAIEELVFDGILVETTGKQRNQEYKAIDIFDILERPPDH from the coding sequence ATGCGGACTCGAGAACTTCCGGAAGCGGCTCCCGGCCACTATCGCGAGTCTCATCCACATCCATACTACATTCCGGACAAGCTTCCCCTCTCAACAGGGATCGATATCGACGACGAACTCACGGACCGTATCGCCGACGCGTCCTTTCAGCTCGGCCGGATCGACGGGATCAGTCCAACCGTTGATTTCTCGCCAGTTCTCTACACGTCTCTCGTCCGCCTCGAGGCCGTCGAGACCGCCGAAATAGAAGGGGCCGATGTCGACGTGGATGAGGTATACGCCCATCACACACGGACCAGCAGAGACGAGACTGTCGACGTGAGTCGGGACTTGCAGGAGGTCCTGAACGCCGAACGCGCCCTTCAGAAAGGATTCGACGCGATCAAACAGGGCGAGCCGATAACGCTCGACCTCCTCCAGTCGCTCCATGAGTTGCTCCTCGAAAACGTCCGGAACGAAGGTGAGGTCGTGGGAGATTGGCGAACGACCGATGTCCACCTTCCCTCTCCGTACGCCAGTCAGCCTCCGTTCGTTCCCCCGCCGCACCAATCGGTTCCCGAGCTGATGGACTCCCTAGAGACGTATATCCAGATGGGCGGCCAATATCACCCGCTCGTCGATCTCGCGATTACGCATTACCAGTTTGAGACGATTCATCCCTGTGAGGACGGGAATGGCCGGCTCGGCCGCATTCTCATCGTGTTACAGCTCTGCGCTGAGGGATATCTGAGCGAGCCGTATCTCTATCCGAGCGCCTACTTGAATCGCAACAAGCAGGAATACGTCGAGAAGATGCGCGCTGTGAGCGAAACTGGGGACTGGCATGACTGGATCACGTTCTTTGTCGAAGGAATCGAGGTACAGGCGCGGGACTCGTACGAGCGAACACAGCGGCTGATAGAACTTCGACGCGACTACGAGCAACGGTATCCACACCAGAAAACGAGCCATCGCCTTGCGCGGGGCGTCTTCGACATGCCGTACTTCACTGCCAGCGATGTTCAAGATGAGTTCGATGTCAGTCGACAAACCGCGTATAACGCCATCGAGGAGTTAGTATTCGACGGTATCCTCGTCGAGACGACTGGTAAACAGCGGAATCAAGAGTACAAAGCGATCGATATCTTCGACATCCTCGAGAGACCGCCGGATCACTAA
- a CDS encoding aldo/keto reductase — translation MDSVPTQSLPSGDEIPVVGAGTWDISGDAVNESVETALEVGYTHIDTAEGYKNEAEIGEVLAEHDREDVFLTSKVLPSNLHYDDVFESLEASLEKLGTSYLDLYLIHWPNPAISLRETFNALERAHEEGLIRNVGVSNFSRYQLMFAQQVADVPIAVNQIELHPWYYREELLEYCQENDIVVEAAAPLARTELFDDPVLNDIADSYEKTPAQVALKWALQKDVVVVPKSTSAEHLRQNLELFEWELEADDVGRIDEIDRMDNVYMIDLDDDTYGIPP, via the coding sequence ATGGACTCAGTACCAACTCAATCGCTTCCGAGCGGCGACGAAATTCCGGTCGTCGGCGCCGGCACGTGGGACATCAGCGGCGACGCCGTCAACGAGTCGGTCGAAACCGCACTCGAGGTCGGCTACACGCACATCGACACGGCGGAGGGATACAAAAACGAGGCCGAGATCGGCGAGGTGCTCGCCGAACACGACCGCGAGGACGTGTTCCTCACCTCGAAGGTGCTGCCGTCGAACCTGCACTACGACGACGTCTTCGAGTCCCTCGAGGCCTCTCTCGAGAAACTCGGGACGTCCTATCTCGACCTGTATCTCATCCACTGGCCGAACCCGGCGATCTCGCTGCGGGAGACGTTCAACGCGCTCGAGCGCGCCCACGAGGAGGGGCTGATTCGGAACGTCGGCGTGAGCAACTTCAGCCGGTATCAGCTCATGTTCGCCCAGCAGGTCGCGGACGTGCCGATCGCGGTCAACCAGATCGAACTCCATCCGTGGTACTACCGCGAGGAGTTGCTCGAGTACTGTCAGGAGAACGACATCGTCGTCGAGGCAGCCGCGCCGCTGGCCAGAACCGAACTGTTCGACGACCCGGTACTGAACGATATCGCCGATAGCTACGAGAAGACCCCTGCACAGGTCGCCCTGAAGTGGGCGCTCCAAAAGGACGTGGTCGTGGTTCCGAAGTCGACGTCGGCGGAGCATCTCCGACAGAACCTCGAGCTCTTCGAGTGGGAACTCGAGGCCGACGACGTCGGTCGCATCGACGAGATCGATCGGATGGACAACGTCTACATGATCGACCTCGACGACGACACCTACGGCATTCCGCCCTGA
- a CDS encoding helix-turn-helix domain-containing protein, protein MSSDSSGEFDEIAERITEDRGALLTALSRSDQNALSTTDLRRQTDIPSGSMNYHMDELEQLGLVEVVGQTEGSGRIPANVYSITELGQSFLESKSWQSFPSMEYVRRLEERIDGLEQTVQEMQDKHEKMVDILEQMQSS, encoded by the coding sequence ATGAGTTCAGATAGTTCGGGTGAGTTCGATGAGATTGCAGAGCGCATCACGGAGGACCGAGGGGCGTTACTCACGGCCCTCTCGAGGTCAGATCAGAATGCTCTCTCGACGACGGACCTTCGGCGACAGACGGACATCCCCTCTGGTAGCATGAACTATCACATGGATGAACTCGAGCAGCTAGGGCTGGTTGAAGTCGTCGGTCAGACCGAGGGTTCGGGACGGATCCCGGCCAACGTCTACTCGATCACAGAGTTGGGCCAGTCGTTCCTCGAGTCAAAGTCGTGGCAGTCGTTCCCGAGTATGGAGTATGTCCGTCGTCTCGAAGAACGGATCGACGGACTGGAACAAACCGTACAAGAGATGCAAGACAAGCACGAGAAGATGGTCGATATCCTCGAGCAGATGCAGTCGAGTTAG
- a CDS encoding helix-turn-helix domain-containing protein, with translation MANSMAEQLQQDMECEGLLECIHGLKQLDKECFRVLVESEDALTIDEVAEQVDRERSTAYRSIQRLLQSGFIQKEQINYDQGGYYHVYYPTDPTQIANDMQRMLNDWYAKMGQLIQEFEDKYEHAEADTEIPAQS, from the coding sequence ATGGCTAACTCGATGGCAGAGCAACTACAGCAGGACATGGAGTGTGAAGGGTTGCTGGAGTGTATCCACGGGCTCAAGCAACTCGACAAGGAGTGCTTTCGCGTGCTGGTCGAGAGCGAGGACGCGCTGACGATCGACGAGGTCGCCGAACAAGTCGACCGCGAGCGCTCGACCGCGTACCGCTCGATCCAGCGGCTGCTCCAGAGCGGGTTCATCCAGAAAGAGCAGATCAACTACGATCAGGGCGGCTACTACCACGTGTACTATCCGACGGATCCCACTCAGATCGCAAACGATATGCAGCGGATGTTAAACGACTGGTACGCGAAGATGGGGCAACTCATCCAGGAGTTCGAGGACAAGTACGAACACGCCGAGGCCGACACCGAAATCCCCGCCCAGAGCTAA
- a CDS encoding phosphoenolpyruvate hydrolase family protein produces the protein MEFMREEAVRRLEETVSNDEPIIGAGAGTGMSAKFAERGGVDLLIIYNSGRYRMNGRGSLAGLLPYGDANEIVVDMGRQVLPVVEDTPVLAGVNGTDPFRQMDVFIEDLKRRGFSGVQNFPTVGLIDEDSQFRRNLEETGMGYDKEVEMIREAAEQEMLTCPYVFTEEQAREMTEAGADVIVSHMGLTTSGDIGAETALDLDAAAERVQAHHDAAKDVNDDVLVICHGGPIAWPDDAEYVLNNTEGVAGFFGASSLERLPTEEAIENQAREFKSIEFRP, from the coding sequence ATGGAGTTTATGCGCGAGGAAGCGGTCCGACGACTCGAGGAGACGGTATCGAACGACGAGCCGATCATCGGCGCCGGAGCGGGGACGGGGATGTCGGCGAAGTTCGCCGAGCGCGGCGGCGTCGACCTGCTGATCATCTACAACTCGGGCCGGTACCGGATGAACGGCCGTGGTTCGCTTGCGGGTCTGCTTCCGTACGGCGACGCCAATGAGATCGTGGTCGACATGGGGCGGCAAGTGCTGCCGGTCGTGGAGGACACGCCGGTACTGGCGGGGGTCAACGGAACCGATCCGTTCCGGCAGATGGACGTCTTCATCGAAGATCTCAAGCGCCGCGGGTTCTCGGGCGTCCAGAACTTCCCGACCGTCGGTCTCATCGACGAGGACAGCCAGTTCCGCCGGAACTTAGAGGAGACTGGGATGGGCTACGACAAGGAAGTCGAGATGATCCGTGAGGCCGCCGAGCAGGAGATGCTCACGTGTCCGTACGTCTTCACCGAGGAGCAGGCCCGCGAGATGACCGAGGCCGGCGCGGACGTGATCGTCTCGCATATGGGACTGACGACGTCGGGCGACATCGGCGCTGAAACGGCGCTGGACCTCGATGCGGCAGCCGAACGGGTGCAGGCCCACCACGACGCCGCCAAAGACGTCAACGACGACGTGCTCGTTATCTGCCACGGCGGACCGATCGCCTGGCCGGACGACGCCGAGTACGTCCTGAACAACACAGAGGGCGTCGCCGGCTTCTTCGGCGCGTCCAG